A section of the Clostridium sp. TW13 genome encodes:
- a CDS encoding ABC transporter permease — MNHFVTVLKKELIDILRDKKTIILGILLPILLYPLMTFGLSKLAESSMSTSNKTFTVTIKDEGKSSVRDLLNQQQQIKIKIKDFSDAEKSLKDGETSLIIEVPKAFDESVSKEQQAKIKLTYDDKSQDSSMLKSTVSNMLSEYSQQLAVKRLQAKNIDASILKPFNVENKNISEIKSGNDAQTGMVQGILMMLPSILVILILAPTMGIAVDLCAGEKERGTIEPLLSTAVSRISIVWAKIVALAIIGIITLSCTLAAMGISFKMMLNGSEIAFVNAKFLLPIGIVCLFLILTVGALQIALSIYARSIKEANSYLSGVYMVAMILSYVPFAFDAKSIAIKYFHIPIMNTVCLMKELMAGIFRLDHFVIVILWNMVYTALAVLFARYMFSKEEVVFRS, encoded by the coding sequence ATGAATCATTTCGTAACAGTTTTAAAGAAAGAATTAATAGATATATTAAGAGATAAAAAGACAATAATACTTGGAATATTACTACCTATATTACTTTATCCATTGATGACATTTGGATTAAGTAAACTAGCAGAAAGCAGTATGAGCACAAGTAATAAAACTTTTACTGTAACAATAAAGGATGAGGGGAAATCATCTGTTAGAGATTTATTAAATCAACAACAACAAATTAAAATTAAGATTAAAGATTTTAGTGATGCAGAAAAGTCATTAAAGGATGGAGAAACATCATTAATCATAGAAGTGCCAAAGGCTTTTGATGAGAGTGTAAGTAAGGAGCAACAGGCTAAAATTAAGTTAACCTATGATGATAAATCACAGGATTCATCCATGTTAAAGAGCACAGTTTCAAATATGCTTAGTGAATACAGTCAGCAGTTAGCAGTAAAGAGATTACAAGCAAAGAATATAGATGCTTCAATATTAAAACCATTTAATGTAGAAAATAAAAATATATCAGAAATCAAATCAGGAAATGATGCGCAAACAGGAATGGTACAAGGTATATTAATGATGCTTCCATCAATATTAGTAATTCTTATACTAGCACCAACAATGGGGATAGCAGTAGACCTTTGTGCAGGAGAAAAGGAAAGAGGAACTATAGAACCTTTATTATCAACAGCAGTAAGCAGAATATCAATAGTATGGGCTAAGATAGTCGCATTGGCAATCATAGGCATAATAACTTTAAGCTGTACATTAGCAGCTATGGGAATATCTTTCAAGATGATGCTTAATGGCTCTGAAATAGCCTTTGTTAATGCTAAATTCTTATTACCTATAGGAATAGTATGTCTATTCTTAATTTTAACTGTAGGTGCTTTACAAATAGCTTTAAGTATTTATGCAAGATCAATAAAGGAAGCCAATTCATATTTATCAGGAGTTTATATGGTTGCCATGATTTTATCTTATGTGCCATTTGCCTTTGATGCAAAGAGTATAGCAATAAAATACTTCCATATTCCAATAATGAATACAGTGTGCCTAATGAAAGAATTAATGGCAGGAATTTTTAGACTTGACCATTTTGTAATAGTTATATTGTGGAATATGGTTTATACAGCCTTAGCAGTATTATTTGCAAGATATATGTTCTCTAAGGAAGAGGTTGTATTTAGATCTTAA
- a CDS encoding desulfoferrodoxin — protein sequence MKNTVSFFRCELCGNIVEIINEGGGTLSCCGKPMKKLEANTSDGAQEKHVPVAERRDDKVFVRVGSVGHPMLDEHYIQWIAMVTADTVDRVALVPGSKPEAVFSYKGEAEIYEYCNIHGLWKNNL from the coding sequence ATGAAAAATACAGTTTCTTTTTTCCGTTGTGAGTTATGTGGAAATATAGTTGAGATTATTAACGAAGGTGGCGGAACCTTATCTTGTTGCGGTAAGCCCATGAAAAAACTTGAAGCCAACACTTCAGATGGTGCACAAGAAAAGCATGTACCTGTTGCTGAAAGAAGAGATGATAAGGTGTTTGTAAGGGTTGGCTCTGTAGGCCATCCAATGTTAGATGAACACTATATTCAGTGGATTGCTATGGTTACAGCAGATACTGTTGACAGAGTTGCCTTAGTGCCAGGATCAAAACCAGAAGCAGTTTTCAGTTATAAAGGTGAAGCTGAAATCTATGAATACTGCAACATACATGGATTATGGAAGAATAACTTATAA
- the tyrS gene encoding tyrosine--tRNA ligase, with translation MVELKEQLEIMAKGADEIIGLEDLESKLKKSIENNKPLTIKLGLDPSAPDIHLGHAVVLRKIKQMQDLGHRAVIILGDFTGMIGDPTGKSKTRKQLDRDKVLENAKTYKEQLLKILDPEKTEVKFNSEWLSKLNFADVLSLASKCTVARMMEREDFKNRFQNGQSIGIHEFFYPLMQAMDSVELKADIELGGTDQRFNLLMGRNLQKEFQQEPQVVMMMPLLEGTDGTDKMSKSLGNYIGIEESAIDIFNKTMTIPDDMIIKYFQLATDVHPRDINVIKERLESGENPKNIKLELASIITEIYHGKDNAEEAKQNFIKVFEKKQNPTEIKEVELSTEDDLLAAMVKGNLCASRSEARRLVVSGAVKINDEKVEDFLKIQLKNEDIINVGKFKFIKVIKK, from the coding sequence ATGGTAGAGTTAAAAGAACAATTAGAAATTATGGCAAAAGGTGCTGACGAGATAATAGGCTTAGAGGATCTTGAAAGTAAACTAAAGAAAAGTATAGAGAATAATAAACCATTAACAATTAAACTAGGCTTAGATCCATCAGCTCCAGACATACATCTTGGTCATGCTGTGGTGCTTAGAAAGATTAAACAAATGCAAGATTTAGGTCACAGGGCAGTTATAATCCTGGGGGATTTTACTGGTATGATTGGGGACCCTACAGGAAAAAGTAAAACAAGAAAGCAATTAGACAGAGACAAGGTTTTAGAAAATGCTAAGACTTACAAAGAGCAGTTACTAAAGATATTAGATCCAGAAAAAACTGAGGTTAAGTTTAACAGTGAATGGTTATCAAAGCTTAATTTTGCAGATGTTTTATCACTTGCTTCAAAATGCACAGTGGCAAGAATGATGGAAAGAGAAGATTTTAAGAATAGATTTCAAAATGGGCAGAGCATAGGAATTCATGAATTTTTCTACCCATTAATGCAAGCTATGGACTCAGTTGAGTTAAAAGCAGATATAGAATTAGGAGGAACTGATCAAAGATTCAATTTACTAATGGGAAGAAATCTGCAAAAGGAATTTCAGCAAGAACCTCAGGTAGTAATGATGATGCCACTTTTAGAAGGTACTGATGGTACGGATAAGATGAGCAAGAGTCTTGGAAATTACATTGGTATAGAAGAAAGTGCTATAGATATATTCAACAAAACAATGACAATACCAGATGATATGATAATAAAATACTTTCAATTAGCTACAGATGTGCATCCAAGAGATATAAATGTAATAAAGGAAAGACTAGAATCAGGAGAAAATCCAAAGAACATTAAGCTTGAACTAGCTAGCATTATTACAGAAATATACCATGGAAAGGACAATGCAGAGGAAGCTAAACAAAATTTTATAAAGGTATTTGAAAAAAAGCAAAACCCTACAGAAATAAAAGAAGTTGAATTATCAACTGAAGATGATTTACTAGCAGCTATGGTCAAAGGTAATTTATGTGCAAGTAGAAGTGAAGCAAGAAGATTAGTTGTTTCAGGAGCTGTAAAAATTAATGATGAAAAAGTGGAAGATTTTCTTAAAATTCAGTTAAAAAATGAAGATATAATTAATGTAGGAAAATTTAAGTTTATAAAGGTAATTAAGAAATAA
- the carA gene encoding glutamine-hydrolyzing carbamoyl-phosphate synthase small subunit encodes MKAKLILENGVTFEGKAFGYLEDTVGEVVFNTGMTGYQEVLTDPSYYGQIVTMTYPLIGNYGVNLEDGESKSPKVKGFIVREKCDNPNNFRCELEIDNYLKQNKIIGLEGLDTRALTKILRNSGTMRGIIALEELSEKEAMSKIKEFSNVDAVKTVTTKEVYEVAGKGKHVAIMDFGIKSNIINSFVKRDCKVTVFPADAKAEEILEVNPDLVFLSNGPGDPEDVVGAIEEIKKIVGKKPIVGICLGHQLIALALGGKTAKLKFGHRGCNHPVKDLVGNKVHITSQNHGYYVETLPQDVEVTHVNVNDGTVEGMRHKSLPIFSVQFHPEACPGPKDSDYIFDEFMKYSL; translated from the coding sequence ATGAAAGCAAAACTTATTTTAGAAAATGGAGTGACATTTGAAGGTAAAGCCTTTGGATATTTAGAAGATACTGTGGGTGAAGTAGTATTCAACACAGGAATGACAGGATATCAAGAAGTACTTACAGATCCATCTTATTATGGGCAAATCGTAACAATGACATATCCGTTAATAGGAAACTATGGAGTAAACCTAGAAGATGGAGAGTCAAAATCACCTAAGGTAAAAGGATTTATTGTTAGAGAAAAGTGTGACAATCCTAACAACTTTAGATGTGAGTTAGAAATAGATAATTATTTAAAACAAAACAAGATAATAGGCCTTGAAGGTCTTGATACCAGAGCATTAACAAAGATTTTAAGAAATAGTGGAACAATGAGAGGGATAATAGCTTTAGAAGAATTATCAGAAAAAGAAGCTATGTCTAAAATCAAAGAGTTTTCTAATGTTGATGCAGTTAAAACTGTTACAACTAAAGAAGTTTATGAGGTAGCAGGTAAGGGAAAACATGTAGCAATAATGGATTTTGGAATAAAGAGCAACATTATAAACAGTTTTGTGAAAAGAGATTGTAAAGTTACTGTATTCCCAGCAGATGCAAAAGCAGAAGAAATATTAGAAGTAAATCCAGATTTAGTATTCTTATCTAATGGACCTGGAGATCCAGAAGATGTAGTTGGAGCAATAGAAGAAATTAAGAAAATAGTTGGAAAGAAACCTATAGTAGGTATATGTCTTGGTCACCAACTTATAGCTCTTGCTCTTGGTGGCAAAACTGCCAAACTTAAATTTGGTCACAGAGGTTGTAACCATCCAGTTAAAGATTTAGTAGGAAATAAGGTGCATATAACTTCTCAAAACCATGGATACTATGTTGAAACTCTACCACAAGATGTAGAGGTGACTCATGTAAATGTTAATGATGGAACTGTGGAAGGAATGAGACACAAATCATTACCAATATTCTCAGTACAATTCCATCCAGAAGCATGTCCAGGACCAAAGGACAGCGATTATATTTTTGACGAGTTCATGAAGTATTCATTATAG
- the carB gene encoding carbamoyl-phosphate synthase large subunit → MPLNKDIKKVLVIGSGPIVIGQAAEFDYSGTQACQALKEEGVEVVLINSNPATIMTDREVADKVYIEPLTVEFVEKVIIQEKPDSILTGMGGQTGLNLAVELHDKGILEKHNVKVIGTSIASIKEGEDRELFRDMMNRIKQPVIQSEIITDIESGVNFANKIGYPVIVRPAYTLGGTGGGIADNEEELRETLESGIQLSTIGQVLLEKSVKGWKEVEYEVMRDSFGTCITVCNMENIDPVGIHTGDSIVVAPSQTLSDKEYQMLRSASIDIINAVGIEGGCNVQFALNPDSFDYAVIEINPRVSRSSALASKATGYPIAKVAAKIALGYGLDEIKNAVTQKTYACFEPTLDYVVCKIPKWPFDKFTGADRELGTKMMATGEVMAIGSNFEAAFLKGVRSLEIGKYSLEHKKFRELSISELKRRVMSPDDERIFALAEMLRRDYRMEKVAQITGIDMFFIKKFKGIVEEEQRLRLSHIDNLDKEWLYKLKKQGFSDKAIADMLRVSPEDVYRLRSIWNVKPVYKMVDTCGGEFEALSPYYYSTYDQYDEVEVSDKKKVMVIGSGPIRIGQGIEFDYASVHCVMALRKLGIETIIVNNNPETVSTDFNMSDKLYFEPLTEEDVLNIIDKEKPDGVILQFGGQTSIKLAEFLKEKKVVTLGTTADQIDMAEDREKFDELLERLGIARPKGKGVWSLEEGLEEARKLGFPILVRPSYVLGGQGMEITHDEEELTFYLKNAFEKDHKNPILIDKYLMGREIEVDAISDGEDILIPGIMEHLERAGVHSGDSITMYPSQNICENIKAKVLEYTEKLALGIGIKGMINIQFIEFEGSLYVIEVNPRASRTVPYISKVSGVPIVDIATRVMLGEKIKDMGYGTGVYKEPNFVSVKVPVFSTQKLPNVEVSLGPEMRSTGEVLGVGRNILEALYKGFVGANMYSLPKKKILATVNKHDKEEFLEIVRPLGDLGYEFIATEGTAALLATAGIEAKVVRKLSEDHPNIMDVIKHNEVDLVVNTPTKANDSKRDGFHIRRAAIERNIGVMTALDTFRALVNVKKNGVENVDVPVFDLAAENK, encoded by the coding sequence ATGCCATTAAATAAAGATATTAAAAAAGTATTAGTTATAGGATCAGGTCCAATTGTTATAGGTCAGGCAGCAGAGTTTGACTATTCAGGAACACAAGCTTGTCAAGCATTAAAAGAAGAAGGAGTAGAGGTTGTTCTTATAAACTCTAACCCAGCTACTATAATGACTGATAGAGAAGTTGCAGATAAAGTATATATAGAACCATTAACAGTAGAGTTTGTTGAAAAAGTTATTATACAAGAAAAACCAGACAGTATTTTAACAGGAATGGGTGGTCAAACAGGACTTAACCTTGCAGTTGAATTACATGATAAGGGAATCTTAGAAAAGCATAATGTTAAGGTAATCGGAACCTCTATAGCTTCAATTAAAGAGGGAGAAGATAGAGAACTGTTCAGAGATATGATGAACAGAATAAAGCAACCAGTAATACAAAGTGAAATCATAACAGATATAGAATCAGGAGTTAACTTTGCAAACAAGATTGGTTACCCAGTTATAGTAAGACCAGCTTATACCTTAGGGGGAACTGGTGGTGGAATTGCTGACAATGAAGAAGAATTAAGAGAAACTCTTGAGTCAGGAATACAATTAAGTACCATAGGCCAAGTTCTTCTTGAAAAGAGTGTTAAAGGCTGGAAAGAAGTAGAGTACGAAGTTATGAGAGATAGCTTTGGAACTTGTATAACAGTATGTAACATGGAAAACATAGACCCAGTAGGAATACATACTGGAGACAGTATAGTTGTTGCCCCTAGCCAAACTTTATCAGATAAAGAGTACCAAATGCTTAGAAGTGCATCTATAGATATAATCAATGCAGTTGGAATTGAAGGTGGATGTAACGTACAATTTGCACTAAATCCAGATTCTTTTGATTATGCAGTAATAGAAATCAACCCAAGAGTTTCACGTTCATCAGCTCTAGCATCAAAGGCTACAGGTTATCCAATAGCTAAAGTTGCTGCGAAGATAGCCTTAGGTTATGGACTTGATGAAATAAAGAATGCAGTTACTCAAAAGACTTATGCCTGCTTTGAACCAACTCTTGACTATGTAGTTTGTAAGATACCAAAGTGGCCATTTGATAAGTTCACAGGGGCAGATAGAGAACTAGGAACAAAGATGATGGCAACAGGAGAAGTAATGGCTATAGGAAGTAACTTCGAAGCTGCTTTCTTAAAGGGAGTACGTTCATTAGAAATAGGAAAGTATTCTTTAGAACATAAAAAATTCAGAGAACTTAGTATCAGTGAATTAAAGAGAAGAGTAATGTCACCAGATGATGAAAGAATCTTTGCTTTAGCTGAAATGCTAAGAAGAGATTACAGAATGGAGAAGGTTGCTCAAATTACAGGTATAGATATGTTCTTCATCAAGAAGTTCAAGGGAATAGTTGAAGAAGAACAAAGATTAAGATTAAGTCACATAGATAACCTAGATAAAGAATGGTTATACAAGCTTAAGAAACAAGGTTTCTCAGATAAGGCAATAGCAGATATGCTAAGAGTGTCACCAGAAGATGTATATAGATTGAGAAGTATTTGGAATGTTAAGCCTGTATACAAAATGGTTGATACTTGTGGTGGAGAATTTGAAGCACTATCTCCATATTATTACTCAACTTATGATCAATATGATGAAGTTGAAGTATCAGATAAGAAGAAGGTTATGGTTATAGGTTCAGGTCCAATAAGAATTGGTCAAGGAATAGAATTTGACTATGCTTCTGTTCACTGCGTAATGGCTTTAAGAAAGCTTGGTATTGAAACAATTATAGTAAACAACAATCCTGAAACTGTAAGTACAGACTTCAATATGTCAGATAAGTTATATTTTGAACCACTTACAGAAGAAGATGTATTAAATATAATTGACAAAGAAAAGCCAGATGGAGTAATTCTACAATTTGGTGGTCAAACTTCAATAAAGCTTGCTGAATTCTTAAAAGAAAAGAAAGTAGTAACTCTTGGAACAACTGCAGATCAAATTGATATGGCAGAAGATAGAGAAAAGTTTGATGAACTTCTTGAAAGACTTGGAATAGCAAGACCAAAGGGTAAGGGAGTTTGGAGCTTAGAAGAAGGATTAGAAGAGGCTAGAAAATTAGGTTTCCCAATACTTGTTAGACCATCCTATGTTTTAGGCGGACAGGGAATGGAAATAACTCATGATGAAGAAGAGTTAACCTTCTACCTAAAGAATGCTTTTGAAAAGGACCATAAGAACCCAATATTAATTGATAAGTACTTAATGGGTAGAGAAATAGAAGTAGATGCAATCTCTGATGGAGAAGATATATTAATACCAGGAATAATGGAGCATCTTGAAAGAGCTGGAGTTCACTCAGGGGATAGTATAACTATGTATCCAAGCCAAAATATTTGTGAAAATATTAAGGCAAAGGTATTAGAATACACTGAGAAGTTAGCACTTGGTATAGGAATAAAAGGTATGATAAACATACAGTTCATAGAGTTTGAAGGAAGTCTTTATGTAATAGAGGTTAACCCAAGAGCATCAAGAACCGTTCCATATATCAGTAAGGTAAGTGGAGTTCCAATAGTAGATATAGCAACAAGAGTAATGCTTGGAGAAAAGATAAAGGATATGGGATATGGAACTGGAGTATACAAAGAACCAAATTTCGTATCAGTTAAAGTTCCAGTATTCTCAACTCAAAAGCTACCAAACGTAGAGGTATCTCTTGGACCAGAAATGAGATCTACAGGAGAAGTTCTTGGTGTAGGAAGAAATATATTAGAAGCTCTATACAAAGGCTTTGTAGGGGCTAATATGTACTCTCTACCAAAGAAAAAGATACTTGCAACTGTAAATAAGCATGATAAAGAAGAATTCTTAGAAATAGTTAGACCTTTAGGTGATTTAGGTTATGAATTCATAGCAACAGAAGGCACAGCTGCTTTATTAGCAACTGCTGGTATTGAAGCTAAGGTGGTAAGAAAGTTAAGTGAAGATCACCCTAATATAATGGATGTTATAAAACATAACGAAGTAGATTTAGTTGTAAATACTCCAACTAAGGCTAATGATTCTAAGAGAGATGGCTTCCATATAAGAAGAGCTGCTATAGAAAGAAATATTGGAGTTATGACAGCACTTGATACCTTCAGAGCTCTTGTAAATGTTAAAAAGAACGGAGTAGAAAATGTAGATGTTCCAGTATTTGATTTAGCTGCTGAAAATAAATAA
- a CDS encoding YciI family protein gives MTKNLGIFVKINYKLDEESKKNIREKNVKNKEMSLSKYLWCGGTYNKNGGTLIFQANNLEEAQRIVSENPFVNTSSYSFEILSRNKIRLGC, from the coding sequence ATGACAAAGAATTTGGGAATATTCGTAAAGATTAATTATAAATTAGATGAGGAAAGTAAAAAGAATATAAGAGAAAAGAATGTAAAGAATAAAGAAATGAGCCTTTCAAAGTATTTATGGTGTGGAGGAACTTACAATAAAAATGGAGGAACTCTGATTTTTCAAGCCAATAATCTAGAAGAAGCTCAACGTATTGTAAGTGAAAATCCTTTTGTTAATACATCAAGCTACTCCTTTGAGATACTAAGCAGAAATAAAATAAGATTAGGTTGCTAG
- a CDS encoding HD-GYP domain-containing protein codes for MRLIPIECVRENTYLAKTIYDDNGFPLLKEGVLLTETLLKKLESIYIKYIYIVDKYSSEEIEDIIKPELKQKSILAIKNSFKNIEQLYNSASNNQDAFANNDDLLKQQDNYIMQIQEVAEELLDNILCNDKLLVNLVDIKSMDNYTYQHCINVAILSVVIGLGMKLLRSELLNLTVGAILHDIGKIFISKSILLKNGALTDEEYCAMKMHPEKGYSYLSNSSCISASAKMVILQHHERYDGLGYPNRLKEDKINKLARIVSVADVYDSLTSDRPYRKALSPNYAFEYIIGNVYSMFDYNVVQTFSKVIVPYPEGTLVRLSNGDIAVVEDTFPEYPLRPTIRIIRSNEKEKEGSLINLANNLSLVISNIEYTVY; via the coding sequence ATGCGATTGATTCCAATAGAATGTGTTCGAGAAAACACATACTTAGCAAAAACTATATATGACGATAATGGATTTCCTTTATTAAAAGAGGGAGTACTACTTACTGAAACACTTTTGAAAAAATTAGAAAGTATATATATAAAATATATATATATAGTAGATAAATACAGTTCGGAAGAAATTGAAGATATAATTAAACCAGAGTTGAAACAAAAATCCATTCTGGCGATTAAGAATTCATTTAAAAACATTGAGCAACTTTATAACTCTGCAAGCAATAACCAAGATGCTTTTGCAAATAACGATGATTTATTAAAGCAACAAGATAATTACATTATGCAAATACAAGAAGTGGCAGAAGAATTACTAGACAACATATTATGCAACGACAAGCTTTTGGTTAACTTAGTTGACATAAAAAGCATGGACAATTATACATATCAACATTGTATTAATGTTGCCATTTTATCAGTTGTAATTGGCTTAGGAATGAAATTACTTAGATCTGAATTGCTAAACCTTACAGTAGGAGCTATATTACATGATATAGGCAAAATATTTATTTCTAAAAGTATATTACTTAAAAATGGTGCCTTAACTGATGAAGAATATTGTGCAATGAAGATGCATCCTGAAAAAGGTTATAGTTATCTTTCTAATTCTTCATGCATATCAGCTAGTGCTAAAATGGTAATATTGCAACATCATGAACGATATGATGGGTTGGGATACCCTAATAGGCTTAAAGAAGATAAAATAAATAAACTTGCTCGAATTGTTTCTGTGGCTGATGTTTACGATTCCCTAACTTCTGATAGACCTTACAGAAAAGCTCTATCACCAAATTATGCTTTTGAATATATAATTGGCAATGTGTATTCTATGTTTGACTATAATGTTGTTCAAACATTTTCTAAGGTAATAGTTCCATATCCTGAAGGAACTTTGGTTAGATTAAGTAATGGAGATATTGCTGTAGTAGAAGATACTTTTCCTGAATATCCATTACGACCAACTATAAGGATAATTAGAAGTAATGAAAAAGAGAAAGAAGGTTCATTAATTAACTTAGCCAATAACCTTTCTTTAGTTATATCTAATATTGAATATACTGTCTATTAA
- the murI gene encoding glutamate racemase, producing the protein MKLEDLRNMPIGFFDSGVGGLSVMRKAIELLPKENLIYYGDSLNAPYGVKSVEEAKRLTFNAVEFLLDKKAKAIVIACNTATSVAIKDLRSKYKDIPIIGIEPAVKPAVEHHKRGKVVIMATQLTLSEDKFNNLLNTCNQEVDIVPMPCSGLVEFVEKGILEGNELKEFLENKFRPYKDDIIETIVLGCTHYPFIKETLRKIVGPSVNIIDGSEGTVRQLIRKLDEKSLLKEEDGRKIEIYNSLNTKEVIDLSYSLIK; encoded by the coding sequence ATGAAGTTAGAAGACTTAAGAAATATGCCTATAGGTTTTTTTGATTCAGGAGTAGGTGGGCTAAGTGTTATGAGGAAGGCTATAGAATTATTACCGAAAGAAAATCTAATATATTACGGAGATTCTTTAAATGCTCCTTATGGTGTTAAGTCTGTTGAAGAAGCTAAAAGGTTAACTTTCAACGCAGTTGAATTTTTATTAGATAAGAAGGCTAAAGCTATAGTTATAGCTTGTAATACAGCTACATCAGTAGCGATTAAAGATTTAAGATCAAAGTATAAAGATATACCTATAATAGGAATAGAACCAGCTGTTAAACCAGCAGTTGAGCACCATAAAAGAGGAAAGGTTGTTATAATGGCTACTCAATTAACCTTATCAGAAGATAAGTTTAATAATTTATTGAACACTTGTAATCAAGAAGTAGATATAGTACCTATGCCATGTTCAGGTCTTGTAGAGTTTGTTGAAAAAGGAATACTTGAAGGAAATGAACTTAAGGAATTTCTTGAAAACAAGTTTAGGCCATATAAAGATGACATAATAGAAACTATAGTTTTAGGATGTACTCATTATCCATTCATAAAGGAAACATTAAGAAAGATAGTTGGACCAAGTGTTAACATTATAGATGGAAGTGAAGGAACCGTAAGACAGCTTATAAGAAAGTTAGATGAAAAGTCCTTGCTTAAAGAGGAAGATGGAAGAAAAATAGAAATATATAATTCACTAAATACCAAAGAAGTGATAGATCTTAGTTATTCACTAATTAAATAA
- a CDS encoding peptidylprolyl isomerase, producing MNPIVTIKMKNGGAIKVELYPEIAPNTVKNFVSLAKAGFYDGLIFHRVIPGFMIQGGCPEGTGMGGPGYSIKGEFTKNGFDNNLKHTKGVISMARSMALDSAGSQFFIMVADAPHLDGQYASFGKVIEGIEVADQIVSTKTDYSDKPYEDQVMESVTVENADEIGEPEKIK from the coding sequence ATGAACCCTATAGTTACAATAAAGATGAAAAATGGTGGAGCGATTAAAGTAGAGCTTTATCCAGAAATAGCACCAAATACAGTTAAGAATTTTGTTAGCTTAGCTAAAGCAGGATTTTATGATGGGTTAATTTTCCACAGAGTAATACCTGGTTTTATGATTCAAGGGGGATGCCCAGAAGGTACTGGTATGGGCGGCCCAGGATACTCAATTAAAGGAGAATTTACAAAAAACGGCTTTGATAATAACTTAAAGCATACAAAGGGTGTAATTTCAATGGCTAGATCAATGGCCTTAGATTCAGCAGGAAGCCAATTCTTTATAATGGTAGCAGATGCTCCACATTTAGATGGTCAATATGCTTCTTTTGGAAAGGTTATTGAAGGAATAGAAGTTGCAGATCAAATAGTTTCAACAAAAACAGATTATTCAGATAAACCATATGAAGATCAAGTTATGGAATCAGTAACTGTTGAGAATGCAGATGAAATTGGAGAACCAGAAAAAATAAAGTAA
- a CDS encoding DUF3783 domain-containing protein: MLENRKALLTYGLSEEEIKKISSNGAKVIMIQEDMAEMKIKDILTGFKFAISDKVLPKEKVILFNSYNDKDIKSSITYIKKTIPDAIMAVVTNTSSQWTFSYLLDHLIEEREWYKSQQKG; the protein is encoded by the coding sequence TTGTTAGAAAATCGCAAGGCATTACTCACTTATGGGTTAAGTGAAGAAGAAATCAAAAAGATATCTTCAAATGGAGCTAAAGTCATTATGATACAAGAAGATATGGCAGAAATGAAAATTAAAGATATATTAACTGGTTTTAAATTTGCTATATCAGATAAAGTATTACCAAAGGAGAAAGTAATACTATTTAATAGTTACAATGATAAAGATATCAAAAGTAGTATAACGTATATAAAAAAGACTATTCCAGATGCAATAATGGCAGTAGTAACAAATACTTCAAGTCAATGGACTTTTAGTTATTTATTAGATCATTTAATTGAAGAAAGAGAATGGTATAAGAGTCAGCAGAAAGGATGA